In a genomic window of Lepisosteus oculatus isolate fLepOcu1 chromosome 3, fLepOcu1.hap2, whole genome shotgun sequence:
- the rhobtb4 gene encoding rho related BTB domain containing 4 isoform X2: MDIDTDYERPNVETIKCVVVGDNAVGKTRLICARACNATLTQYQLLATHVPTVWAIDQYRVCQEVLERSRDVVDEVSVSLRLWDTFGDHHKDRRFAYGRSDVVVLCFSLANPNSLRHVRTMWFPEIKHFCPRTPIILVGCQLDLRYADLEAVNRARRPLAKTIKPTDILPPERGHEVAKELGVPYYETSVVAQFGVKDVFDNAIRAALISRRHLQFWKSHLKKVQRPLLQAPFLPPRPPRPVVGVPDPPPSAGEGPAFLFALPLCADVLFLLQGGAARVFAHKVYLATSCSKFYDLFTLDLGGGAGEDRGWEGEEEGEWDDEAEQTRRGAKEQAGRTKSLDIDKDSEGRGSRRTRQPLLLQQGSLKASQSDYALPARVQSSGGLEGASRVLSGWGRGFQSMRQELVEDPVTGRPRLMTVVSMDGLIQKRPFQAVLQYLYTGSLDETRGDLMQVATIAELLEVFDLRMMVANVLNRESFMNQEITKAFHVRRANRIKECLSKGTFADVVFRLDDGCLPAHKPLLISSCDWMAAMFRGSFKESYVQEVSIPNTSRACMRAVLEYLYCGLLMPTPSLQPMELIVLANRLCLPRLVALTEQHAVEELLQFAVQGADIDGQVLTYLETAQFHNAKQLAAWCLHHICTNYNSVCRKFPKDMKAMSPENQRHFEKQRWPPVWFLKEEDRYLRSRKEREREEEILRKQHHKRGWCFWRHSPSSPHIS, encoded by the exons ATGGATATAGACACAGACTATGAGCGGCCCAACGTTGAGACCATTAAGTGTGTGGTGGTAGGGGACAACGCGGTGGGCAAGACGCGGCTCATCTGTGCCCGTGCCTGCAACGCCACACTCACACAGTACCAGCTCCTCGCCACACACGTGCCTACTGTATGGGCCATTGACCAGTACCGCGTGTGCCAGGAG GTCCTCGAGCGCTCTCGTGATGTTGTGGATGAAGTCAGCGTGTCCCTGCGGCTGTGGGACACCTTTGGGGACCATCACAAAGATCGGCGCTTCGCTTATGGCAG GTCTGAtgtggtggtgttgtgtttCTCTCTGGCCAACCCGAACTCCTTGCGCCACGTGAGGACCATGTGGTTCCCCGAGATCAAGCACTTCTGTCCACGGACTCCCATCATCCTCGTAGGCTGCCAGCTGGACCTGCGATACGCCGACCTGGAGGCTGTGAACCGAGCCCGCCGCCCTCTCGCCAA GACCATCAAGCCCACGGACATCCTGCCTCCGGAGCGGGGACACGAGGTGGCGAAGGAGCTGGGCGTGCCCTACTACGAGACCAGCGTGGTGGCGCAGTTTGGCGTGAAGGACGTCTTTGACAACGCCATCCGCGCGGCCCTCATCTCGCGGCGCCACCTGCAGTTCTGGAAgtcccacctgaagaaggtccAGCGGCCCCTGCTGCAGGCTCCCTTCCTGCCCCCCCGGCCGCCCCGGCCCGTGGTGGGCGTCCCCGACCCCCCGCCCAGCGCCGGCGAGGGCCCCGCCTTCCTGTTCGCCCTGCCCCTCTGCGCCGACGTGCTGTTCCTCCTGCAGGGCGGCGCCGCGCGCGTCTTTGCACACAAGGTCTACCTGGCCACGTCCTGCTCCAAGTTCTACGACCTCTTCACCCTGGACCTCGGGGGCGGCGCGGGGGAGGACCgggggtgggagggggaggaggaaggGGAGTGGGACGACGAGGCGGAGCAGACCCGCCGGGGGGCCAAAGAGCAGGCCGGGCGCACGAAGAGCCTGGACATAGACAAAGACAGCGAGGGCCGCGGGTCCCGCAGAACCAGGCAGCCCCTGCTGCTTCAGCAGGGCTCCCTGAAGGCCTCCCAGAGCGACTACGCCCTCCCGGCCAGGGTCCAGAGCTCGGGGGGCCTGGAGGGAGCGAGCCGTGTGCTCTCCGGCTGGGGGCGCGGCTTCCAGAGCATGCGCCAGGAGCTGGTCGAGGACCCCGTGACGGGCAGGCCTAGACTCATGACGGTGGTGTCCATGGATGGCCTGATTCAGAAGAGACCCTTCCAG GCAGTGCTGCAGTACCTGTACACGGGCAGTCTGGACGAGACGCGGGGCGATCTCATGCAGGTGGCCACCATCGCGGAGCTGCTGGAGGTGTTCGACCTGCGCATGATGGTGGCCAACGTGCTGAACCGCGAGAGCTTCATGAACCAGGAGATCACCAAGGCCTTCCACGTGCGCCGCGCCAACCGCATCAAAGAGTGCCTCAGCAAGGGCACCTTCGCTG ATGTGGTGTTCCGACTGGACGACGGCTGCCTGCCTGCCCACAAGCCCCTGCTGATCTCCAGCTGTGATTGGATGGCGGCCATGTTCCGCGGGTCCTTCAAGGAGAGCTACGTTCAGGAG gTCTCCATCCCTAACACCAGTCGTGCCTGTATGCGAGCGGTGCTGGAGTACCTGTACTGCGGCCTGCTGATGCCCACCCCCTCCCTGCAGCCCATGGAGCTCATCGTGCTGGCCAACCGGCTGTGCTTGCCCCGGCTCGTCGCCCTCACAG AGCAGCACGCGGTAGAGGAGCTGCTGCAGTTCGCGGTGCAGGGCGCCGACATCGATGGACAGGTGCTCACTTACCTGGAGACGGCTCAG TTTCACAATGCCAAGCAGCTGGCGGCCTGGTGCCTGCATCACATCTGTACGAACTACAACAGCGTGTGCCGCAAGTTCCCCAAGGACATGAAGGCCATGTCCCCAG AGAACCAGCGGCACTTCGAGAAGCAGCGCTGGCCGCCTGTGTGGTTCCTGAAGGAGGAGGACCGCTACCTGCGCTCGCGGAAGGAGAGGGAGCGGGAGGAGGAGATCCTGCGCAAACAGCATCACAAACGGGGCTGGTGCTTCTGGAGGcactccccctcctccccccacaTCTCCTGA
- the rhobtb4 gene encoding rho related BTB domain containing 4 isoform X1, which produces MRVGAGASGRALSMDIDTDYERPNVETIKCVVVGDNAVGKTRLICARACNATLTQYQLLATHVPTVWAIDQYRVCQEVLERSRDVVDEVSVSLRLWDTFGDHHKDRRFAYGRSDVVVLCFSLANPNSLRHVRTMWFPEIKHFCPRTPIILVGCQLDLRYADLEAVNRARRPLAKTIKPTDILPPERGHEVAKELGVPYYETSVVAQFGVKDVFDNAIRAALISRRHLQFWKSHLKKVQRPLLQAPFLPPRPPRPVVGVPDPPPSAGEGPAFLFALPLCADVLFLLQGGAARVFAHKVYLATSCSKFYDLFTLDLGGGAGEDRGWEGEEEGEWDDEAEQTRRGAKEQAGRTKSLDIDKDSEGRGSRRTRQPLLLQQGSLKASQSDYALPARVQSSGGLEGASRVLSGWGRGFQSMRQELVEDPVTGRPRLMTVVSMDGLIQKRPFQAVLQYLYTGSLDETRGDLMQVATIAELLEVFDLRMMVANVLNRESFMNQEITKAFHVRRANRIKECLSKGTFADVVFRLDDGCLPAHKPLLISSCDWMAAMFRGSFKESYVQEVSIPNTSRACMRAVLEYLYCGLLMPTPSLQPMELIVLANRLCLPRLVALTEQHAVEELLQFAVQGADIDGQVLTYLETAQFHNAKQLAAWCLHHICTNYNSVCRKFPKDMKAMSPENQRHFEKQRWPPVWFLKEEDRYLRSRKEREREEEILRKQHHKRGWCFWRHSPSSPHIS; this is translated from the exons AAG gGCCCTCTCCATGGATATAGACACAGACTATGAGCGGCCCAACGTTGAGACCATTAAGTGTGTGGTGGTAGGGGACAACGCGGTGGGCAAGACGCGGCTCATCTGTGCCCGTGCCTGCAACGCCACACTCACACAGTACCAGCTCCTCGCCACACACGTGCCTACTGTATGGGCCATTGACCAGTACCGCGTGTGCCAGGAG GTCCTCGAGCGCTCTCGTGATGTTGTGGATGAAGTCAGCGTGTCCCTGCGGCTGTGGGACACCTTTGGGGACCATCACAAAGATCGGCGCTTCGCTTATGGCAG GTCTGAtgtggtggtgttgtgtttCTCTCTGGCCAACCCGAACTCCTTGCGCCACGTGAGGACCATGTGGTTCCCCGAGATCAAGCACTTCTGTCCACGGACTCCCATCATCCTCGTAGGCTGCCAGCTGGACCTGCGATACGCCGACCTGGAGGCTGTGAACCGAGCCCGCCGCCCTCTCGCCAA GACCATCAAGCCCACGGACATCCTGCCTCCGGAGCGGGGACACGAGGTGGCGAAGGAGCTGGGCGTGCCCTACTACGAGACCAGCGTGGTGGCGCAGTTTGGCGTGAAGGACGTCTTTGACAACGCCATCCGCGCGGCCCTCATCTCGCGGCGCCACCTGCAGTTCTGGAAgtcccacctgaagaaggtccAGCGGCCCCTGCTGCAGGCTCCCTTCCTGCCCCCCCGGCCGCCCCGGCCCGTGGTGGGCGTCCCCGACCCCCCGCCCAGCGCCGGCGAGGGCCCCGCCTTCCTGTTCGCCCTGCCCCTCTGCGCCGACGTGCTGTTCCTCCTGCAGGGCGGCGCCGCGCGCGTCTTTGCACACAAGGTCTACCTGGCCACGTCCTGCTCCAAGTTCTACGACCTCTTCACCCTGGACCTCGGGGGCGGCGCGGGGGAGGACCgggggtgggagggggaggaggaaggGGAGTGGGACGACGAGGCGGAGCAGACCCGCCGGGGGGCCAAAGAGCAGGCCGGGCGCACGAAGAGCCTGGACATAGACAAAGACAGCGAGGGCCGCGGGTCCCGCAGAACCAGGCAGCCCCTGCTGCTTCAGCAGGGCTCCCTGAAGGCCTCCCAGAGCGACTACGCCCTCCCGGCCAGGGTCCAGAGCTCGGGGGGCCTGGAGGGAGCGAGCCGTGTGCTCTCCGGCTGGGGGCGCGGCTTCCAGAGCATGCGCCAGGAGCTGGTCGAGGACCCCGTGACGGGCAGGCCTAGACTCATGACGGTGGTGTCCATGGATGGCCTGATTCAGAAGAGACCCTTCCAG GCAGTGCTGCAGTACCTGTACACGGGCAGTCTGGACGAGACGCGGGGCGATCTCATGCAGGTGGCCACCATCGCGGAGCTGCTGGAGGTGTTCGACCTGCGCATGATGGTGGCCAACGTGCTGAACCGCGAGAGCTTCATGAACCAGGAGATCACCAAGGCCTTCCACGTGCGCCGCGCCAACCGCATCAAAGAGTGCCTCAGCAAGGGCACCTTCGCTG ATGTGGTGTTCCGACTGGACGACGGCTGCCTGCCTGCCCACAAGCCCCTGCTGATCTCCAGCTGTGATTGGATGGCGGCCATGTTCCGCGGGTCCTTCAAGGAGAGCTACGTTCAGGAG gTCTCCATCCCTAACACCAGTCGTGCCTGTATGCGAGCGGTGCTGGAGTACCTGTACTGCGGCCTGCTGATGCCCACCCCCTCCCTGCAGCCCATGGAGCTCATCGTGCTGGCCAACCGGCTGTGCTTGCCCCGGCTCGTCGCCCTCACAG AGCAGCACGCGGTAGAGGAGCTGCTGCAGTTCGCGGTGCAGGGCGCCGACATCGATGGACAGGTGCTCACTTACCTGGAGACGGCTCAG TTTCACAATGCCAAGCAGCTGGCGGCCTGGTGCCTGCATCACATCTGTACGAACTACAACAGCGTGTGCCGCAAGTTCCCCAAGGACATGAAGGCCATGTCCCCAG AGAACCAGCGGCACTTCGAGAAGCAGCGCTGGCCGCCTGTGTGGTTCCTGAAGGAGGAGGACCGCTACCTGCGCTCGCGGAAGGAGAGGGAGCGGGAGGAGGAGATCCTGCGCAAACAGCATCACAAACGGGGCTGGTGCTTCTGGAGGcactccccctcctccccccacaTCTCCTGA